The genomic stretch ctgttatGAAACCTGCAGTCTAGTTAAATTTCCAGCATGCTATAATGTctccccttcccctttagattaatgcactcccctatgtgtgtttcaagGCATACTTTGTCAGTCATTTATTTTGTACCTGCCATCCCAAGTCCCTATCCCTTCAACGTGCTTATGTTCTTTTTGACTAGCCTGGGATCATGCTAGTATCAGCGATTCCTGTGCATGTACaactagtcctaagacccttgatggggttatgtgtttacagtcaAGTGTTTGTGTGTACCAAACACCTTGACTCCTATGTGTGACTACTAATTCTATGTGTGATCCCATCTTGGgagtttgagttttgtttactactaTAACTGTTTTTCAATCATCTCTGTTACTGATTACTTTTAAAGTGGACTTGCCAgtcaagttttttttaaaaacaaactctttttcaaactatgtcaagcactctcacctactcttagaatctaggctctgccccttttgtgtgagccttgccttgggacccttgagctccctctgaacttggacacctaagatttggcccttccacactgcactcattctatttggttatgcaaatctaggtgtgagcactgtccgagatcccttgaggtccttagggaactctgacatacctagatatgagaaaggctttggaacaatagTGGCTTTTTaggtggttcattacataactcagagaggaagtcaagatcaggcttcatATGGTCaaaacttcttatttttgcactaCTTTTGTAATTCAACCATTTGGtatgtaataatttataaacaattatggggttggctagtgaaaagggaatgggtaaatatgcatgctttagctatcaaaagggtagaaagcatgttactaggtttacattcctacttgcgcaatagaaaccatgcctaggACTCATTTCATACATTAGAGATCATGCTCCTTTGGATTTACACTTACTGTTTTAGCATGTCCATTTCACTATCATCACTTAGCAAATCCTGCGTTAAATGTGTTAATAACCAGTATTTCTGCGATCATGTTCCTACTGCCATGCACACTTAGAGATCTTAttttaggctaaacaacactaacaaacatATCCTCTCTGAATAttctagaaatcatgttttaaacgttgtaatatttgtgcatatagaaatcctgcttaggattctgcatatacATCATTCTGCATCTCTATACATTAGATGCCATGTCTTTAGGACTTCATTTACATTCGCTTAATCACGCTTAGGCTAACTATGAAtgcataaaataattttatttagttTTTACAACCAATTAGCAATAATTCAATGTGCTGAACACCTAGAACAATATGTCTTAGGTAATAATAATCTCCAAACGTCTTAATGATCTTGAATAACTACTGAATACTGCTTACGCCTAGGCAAACCTTAACTAGTCACTTAaataaaacttgaactgtctctGTTTAATTCTAGATTGTTACAActagcaggcaggtctgattcagatttcttttttgagttatataatgaatctgttTCTGGCTTAAACatcctgctttaggattttaaaattcagaccttaattgtacATGAGTCGTGCTGTCTATGTGTACTGTTTGCAAAGGTATACCTGAGTCTtctatttgcttatatgtttTCCCCTAATTgcaatttttatatgtttttatatgtcgccttagtattttacctttaaacctaagggtcaacctagaacctccttcttataggaataagagtcctaaattcctccgggattgataggaatgggacgggtaacagcatgcaacaaagatcgagaccaaccctcgctttaataccttcacggggtggggagggtagatatagatataatgattggtgcgctaataccatgtgtatcccctattctgaggagtgtcatatcgggtattgcattgaagtgatccatattacaaacaaacctaggacaccccctttatttttataagtatgcttagactataactcttttcaaaaccttgcttttattgtttttcaaacacttgtgtatttaaactcaaaATCCTCTATTATTTGagcttttatttgtttatttgctaattgcacaaattcacaaaaactgtctggccgggaaccacactaatggatcctgaggggtgcctaacaccttctccttagtataatttcaagcccttaccctatctctggttatcaaacataatCGTAGTTggaccttataggtgccctaacgcaccttaaaattgctaggtggcgactcttcaaatacccaattcccaaaaagaaaatgagtcattacaccccatgaatgtcgaaacccggacttcctcTCCGATGGaaggggatatttaggcttttaccattttagattgttcttgtgaatttgtacctccctatatgcaattacttgtttaatttctttaaaccATTTAATTTATTCTCCAAAAGCAAAACTGACGTATCttccttgtttctttcctttgttgttgctttaaattataaaactgttgtatttattgctttcttaacgtgcaaatacgtgccagcatatttttaattattgcataatcatgctcaacatcatactccactcgtgccaaacaaatactatagcaatgcttgatgagtggttacgctcttcctatatcattacactttaaattcggaaaggcatatttgcggtaaaactagtcgatcagcggtgcagtcgacagttctgtgctttccccttgagttgtccgctcaagggtaccagtctaaaatcccatagaaaccttactctgttcaaattgtgcatgcatcatggtcaaacctaaccgggtcagttatgttgtccacataatgatcctttaagatagccttgtccaaagtccactgggttttcctaaacccaaacggacataatcacgttctgtgcatttatttggagaactaaatgcttcattctgattgttgatgttaaatagtcgagtctggtgggggtatggtcttaacccttttgttttgtagaaaatgaagaatgaggtccccagttttgatattattagcacgcccccactcttgctagactggtggaggagtcttccatcaaatgaccaaatcaatgagtggaaagagagggtcgccaaagctagcgaaaagttggaatatctagaatacagtctgctggaattggaaggaaaagtgaggaagagagtcaccgactaccagaacgctgagggaaacgaaggagaacactggcaaaggcatttttactggtgaacctacgcgagctggagaatttgatcaacgagagcattcaatctgaggaaggtccttctggggccaaatagataggagtttatctttttcgctttatgaatgtaataaggtcaatggccattagtgacttctatttcttgattatttattGTCGTTTTGGGATTTGCCTATCTTTATCAATGAAATGAGGTATTTAGCATTCTgatttctccaaatcaatttgtctctaggcctacctcgggtagaaagaggttcccaaattaggacacgctttacattcccgcactatgtgtttaaatattgcaatactttttataattctcactgacttgattacctttttattttgtttttattattcccctccccaaagttTAGTTCATGCACTCTGCTATCATcgtcttatttcacaagatccagggtccctccacccactccttctcTTAGTCCTgttaaaaacaagaacaaaggcaagatggaagatttgaacaacatcaggaaggagaacccaACTGAACGGGTTGAGGCTACTGATAGCCAAGGTATTCaagttcctaacgagaatgtgtcacaacttgaacagaaactaatgaaatttcaggaagagctcgatcaggttcggaacctggcaaacctgtcattttccctcagcaccccagatatcaacttccacAACGCTTAAAAActtacacctcctcaaaatatcccaaaacaacagaatcGTCCCGCTCCTCACCCTCACGTTGCTctaccaaagaaccaatgtaacacctgccataccccaaacaacactccactactcatccaagaacctccaaggaatctctaaacccataaaactcaagaaacatggcactactttcggtttgggatatgaatacacctgggaagaattcaataactggttgCCACCATGGAGCGACCCTAACTACCCACTAGAGCAGTCAATACCACATctagagcagaccttccaacgGGCCGACATCATTTATGGGCTAGATGAAGAAAAGGCACTTGCagtagtgaagaacttgtttctagaggataattatatggattgttgtgttattctcgaggagggcggggaggaaggcccttccatacaggctatgAGCAAAGGGGCCTATCTCACGAATTGGACTATCAAGACAACCAAAGCCCAacgtgcctcggggtagcaaggttaaaacaagcattatccattgttttactaaatgattttcttttcgcattttcaattccTGTAATAAGATCTTCACAGTTCAAatcagttatgcaatttatcaaaagcatttttgaattttcttatgaatcagcatttattgctatcattttctctcattactttatttatacagcattactattacttttcttgatgaactaatgactttgacatgcaatgagacaacgtgACAAACAGACATtaatttagaggaagatgacatacctgacgaaaTTGTCGAAGAAGTTGAGAAcaggcctaagtccaacctagacgtaaccgagattgtcaacctgggagatgcaaaaaacgtcaaagaaacacgaatcagcattcacctattgCCATCAGAGAAGAAAAAATATACGGAATTTCTGAAAGAGTATGatgacatatttgcctggtcgtatgatgacatgactggtctgagtatgttcattgtagctcacaaactgccaactgatccaatatgtccaccagtaaagcaaaagctcagaaaattcaagcctaatatgagtttaaaatcaaggaagaagtcaccaagcaggtcaaaactaaggttctcagggtagtagaatacccaacatggttagcaaacgttgtgccagtgccaaaaaaaggatgggaatgttagagtttgtgtcgactaccgggatctcaaccgggccagtccgaaagatgacttcccattgataaatatacacatcttgattgacaattgcgccaagcacgaatTACAGTCGTtcatagattgcttcgctggttatcatcagatctggatggacgaggaagatgccgAGAAAACAGGTTTCATTACGGCATGGGGAATGTACGGCTACaggatgatgccattcggcctgaagaacgcaggagccacctacatgagggcgatgactaccattttccatgatatgatacacaaggagataaaggtatatgtggacgactttatcatcaaatccaagtaggctactgaccacatggaagatctgagaaagttcttcaatagattgtagagatacaacctgaaactaaaccctgcaaagtgcgcatttggggttcctgctgggaaattgcttgggtttattgtgaggctccaaggaatagaactggatccatcgaaagtcaaagctattcaggaactaccaccgccaatgaacaagaaggatgtaatgagtttcttggtgaggcttaactatatcagccgattcatagcacagtctacagttatttgtgagctaatctttaagatgttgaaaaaggacgccgctaccaaatggactgatgactgccaaaaggccttcgacaaaatcaaagagtacctGTCAACGCCACCGGTCTTAGTCCCGCCCAAGCCatgtagacccttattactcttccttgcagtattggatggagctttcgattgcgttctggggcagcatgatgaaacggggaggaaggagcaagccatctattatctcagcaagaagttcatcccgtacgaggcccggtattctctattagaatgcacatgttgtgctttgacttgggtagctcagaagctgagacattacttttgtgcctatacaacatatctcatatcgagaatggatcctttgaagtacatctttcagaaacctatgcccaccggcaagctagccaagtggaaaatcctgttgagtgaattcgacattattTACGTAACTTAGAAAgtggtcaagggacaggcactggcagagcaccttgctgaaaaccctgtggatggaggatacgaacccctaaaaatgtattttcctgatgaagaggtattattcataggagaagacattgcagaatcctatgacggttggagaatgtttttcaatggagcaacaaatttcaaaggagttggcataggagcattcctaatatcagaaaccggtcagcattacccggtgtttgccaaactcaggttcccatgcactaacaatatggctgagtatgaagcctgcatcttagggctcaaaatggccattgacatgaacgttcaagagctgctagtaattggagattcagacctacttataaGTCAGGTACAAGAAGAATgagcaaccaagaactccaatatactcccgtatctacatcatgtacaggaattgagaaagaggttcacaaagatagagttccagcatgttcccaaagTCCAAAATGAGTTCGCCTGCATTGGCTACCGGATCATCTATGATACATCAtctagacaagaacttcattgatcccattccggtgaaaatCCACAATCAactagcttattgtgcccatgttaaAGAGGAAGAAGACGAAAAGCctttgtttcatgatatcaaggaatatttggcaaaaggagagtacccagagcttgcaaatcctactcaaaaatgcacacttcggagattgtccaacaacgtctttcacagcggaggaattctgtataggaggactcctgatttgggactattaagatgtgtcgacgcaaaggaaacatccaagctactagaggaaattcatgttggtacctgcggtccacatataaacgattttgtcttagcaaagaagatacttcaggcTGGTTAcctttggatgactatggaaacagactgcatccagtatgtccgaaaatgccatcgctgtcagatacatgcagacatgataaaggtacctccaagtgaGCTTCACACAACAAGCTCACTGTGGTCATTCGCACTTGGGGAATGGacattattggaccaatcgagtctgccgcttccaacggacacaggtttattttagtagccatcgactatttcaccaaatgggtcaaagcagcatcttacaaagcagtaaccaagaaagtcgtggtagactttgtccgcgactgcATTGTTTGTCAATTTggaattctagagtcaatcattactgataatggctccaacctcaacagtgacttgatgaaagctatgtatgaaaccttcaagatcagacacaagaattccacagcctacagaccttagaTTAATCGAGCTATAGAAgtcgccaacaaaaatatcaagaaaatattgaggaaaatgatagagaagcataaatagtggcacgagaagttgccATTTTCTCttttggggtatcgcaccataatccgcacatcaaccgggcaACCCTTTATATGAttgtttacggtacagaggttgtcattcctGCTGAAGTaaaaattccttccctaaggatcatacaagaagctgaactcgatgacgtagagtgggtaaaaagttgttatgagcaactagcccttatagacggaaagagaatgaatgcagtttaccATGGTCAACTCtctcagaacagaatgtccaaagccttcaacaaaagagtcaagccaagacaattcacaccggggcagctggtgttaaagaaaatttttttgcatcaagatgaagccaaagggaagttctctcccaactggcaggttCCATACCTGGTCCACCAGGTTCTGATAAGAGGaaccctcatacttgtagaaatggacggataAGTCTGGCCAAAGttgatcaattcagatgtagtcaagcgctactatgtgtaatctttatgctttctttatgtgatgtaaattgaactacacctgacatgattcccgtttaagaggggatacatagacagccctatgggttcggtcacaactcaataaaaattccatttcccCCACAaatggaaactggggcagaattttgaggaggatccttaAAATTCCAAAGTAACTTCAGTCGATCGTCGCACAAGCAACAGTCAGaagcgtcaacccatcaaactgggttagaattttgagaaggaccctcaaaattctgtagtaggagaggttgcaatgtcccgagccACGTCACattcgttggttcatctaaaagctatttttaattatacatttatgtcatacttttgcGAAATCacgcatgtttattattgaaactgctttgtttatcaacactaccccaatgatacagacggtatcaccagatcaaagtcgaacgagtcaagcaaagccagcggggatacgaactaaccttcccttttacaaaactcacgattttcctTTGGATGCAGACACTAGGATGGCGAAATCACTAAACATACTGTACGCCCATgaaacaaacattgttcaagaatacaattctcaaaaccattgcacttgccaacacctgctatcagcacacactagtgatgtcccgtatgtcacaatgctcccagtaatcacaacgtcgtaatctgctatcagctaagaaaactctactatcatttgttattttatttcttgcataattCTACTATTTTgtcttccaacttgcataaggctaccattcttactcccgagactaaatgttgtctccatccgcatttacATTGCttaaggctactattcttccttACAATTTGCATAAAGATacaattctgccttccgaggttaagctctacctctatcctCATTCGCAtatttgcataagactacctttctgccttccgagactaaacgctgtctccatctgcattctgcataatgctaccattctgccttctgaggttaagttctacctccatccgcattcgcatatttgcataaggctacctttctgccttccgagactaaatgttgtctccatctgcattctgcataaggctatcattctgccttccgaggttaagccctacctccatctgcatctgcattcttgcataaggatacctttgtgccttccgagactaaacgctgtctccatctgcattttgcataaggctatcattctgccttccgaggctaagctctgcctccaattttcttcgaaactaagcgtcatctcaagcactatttattttgcttttcttacgggctaagatCTGCTCTTCAATTTGCAAGAATAAGCTCTCTCTTGTCCACATCATACTATCGCATCTTTAATGGGATGAAATAtctccaactcatccaaaggcgtcatcattcggaggcaccatcttcatagcccgagaacaccatgtcatggcatgAGGATCTCTCTCAATcttttgcacatcattattcaaaggcatcatggttcagaggcaccatcctcatagaccGAGAagatcatttcatggcctgcaaatcctttatcatatgcttcatggcccaggacatcatggtctgaggacgccattcctaactgtccaaagacaacattcatggtcggatgggaacttgcatcatgtttaaatttatgcacaatatatgcttgtattgtttctaattgaaAGTACACCGGCGAGCAACAGCCAACctggcaggagcgatcccgctccagttcccacagccTTATCAAACCTAACCCTTCCCATAAAATCAATCACGCACCTAGCCATAGATATTGCATCCGTTTTTGAAAGGTTTTCATCAGTATACACCGCCGATGGAccctgaactacatacggcctgatttttgtagaaccagggatatgtaggtaactcagaagccagggtgcaagctaaatcttcttcaaaccgtttcgctcggtcaaaattggtcatcatatcttaaccagacaactctttcatcctttccgggtaaagaagggaaactgttgatacccaattttttcttacATATTTTCagtatgcaaaatactttcaaaataacatatatatgaatatataagcatgtccaagtgttttattatttttcccataattcttAAGGGTTTTAAATtcatttatttcccttttttatccataaaatccccaataattattttcaaaattattatctTGACAATTCATCTAttagatttttatatttatgccaaaatatggctaaggtaatttttacacattttttacaattttatttagtattctTAAAGCTAAATTTCACATAATTACAATATtggcccttttaaggtttaattatgttttgTACGCATAAAATAgggtcctatatttttaaattattatttatgtgttataaattattttagtactttcaatttattttcagaaaactatttattattttttagaaattaaatagggaaagatggctatttaaataacagcccatttgtatttcaattatagccaaaattagAACTCAAATCCCCAACCCAATTTTGATTTAAGCCCGACCCTAACCCTTTTAAAACCAACCCAAACCCAGATCCTCACCTACCTCATTTAATCTAGGCCGttaatcattcagatcaacgaccactattccaccttaccatttttaaccccaaacgacccctaacctaaatcatttctcACCAGTCCgctgcccttgaatcccctctcctctcaaactctctctaaaAGCCTAAGGCTAACCCTAGTCATCGccacccaaatccaccctaaaccccttcaatcctcactcaatccatggactcccatggctgtttgagacgtgtactCGTCTTCTATGTCTCCTTGTTGCCTGCTTTCATGATTCCATGGAAATATCTCAAAGAAATCTAATCCATATCCTGCTCGACTTCTGTCTATGGTCTTTTTCCGACCATCCATGGCCGATCGAGTCAGATCTatgcttttccggctagatcggtaacttttcgaaggTTCTCTGAAACCTTAAcctttaagatctttcaattttcttttagatctatcttagatctgtgtatgttatgagCCTCTTAAGTGTTTTCCTCAAAGTTTTTCCGATTTTTTCAAATCGACTCTTCGtcttaaaaaattagggtttcttaaactcTTTTTAAAAGATCTCTTTTCCGATTTTCGGTGTTGTTTTTtgattttactatttttaaatgatttgCTTATGAttttcttctatctggttcatcgTGTTAAAACCCTAAGTGTTTTGGTTCTATCCGGGGTTCTGAAactctctttgtttattttatacgCATGCttggttcgattaagttctttgtgtttgaatccttatctttgtttgacttatctgattctgagttcttaccattttttaactcgactattgtcaaaatcctaatttcttaaaaggttttcctcacttattactATGAGTTCTTTACTTATTACTGACTTTCTTTAACtgttagactggtttcttcacttTGGTTCTACGTGCGAGCCATGACTATTTGAtcttgttgattaccatgctttgaATAGTTCTTAGCCTATTCATGCCACTCTTGTATGTTTATGTTCATCTAGTTTGATCttttttgtcaatatgtttgactCTGCATGTCTAATACGCCTGttcattcttttctatttatatgttgaagtgcatAATCATGACtatttcttgattgatcttgatttccataagttacgactgattgcaaa from Nicotiana sylvestris chromosome 12, ASM39365v2, whole genome shotgun sequence encodes the following:
- the LOC138883948 gene encoding uncharacterized protein, with the protein product MIVYGTEVVIPAEVKIPSLRIIQEAELDDVEWVKSCYEQLALIDGKRMNAVYHGQLSQNRMSKAFNKRVKPRQFTPGQLVLKKIFLHQDEAKGKFSPNWQVPYLVHQVLIRGTLILVEMDG